The genomic segment GAAAGCATATAAGGGAAGAATTGAGCTCGGTATTCATAAACATGAAGTGCTGTAACAGTACCTGCTGGTACAAGCTGTTGAGCAGTTTCCAAACCTTTGGCTGATTGTTGAGAAAAATCAACAGGAACAAGGGCATTTTCGAGACTGTACCGGCAGTTTTCGGGGATAAATAACAGGGATGTGGGAACATATTTCAGTATGCGTTTTGGTACAATACCTTCCCCTATGTAACCTACCTTTTTACCCATAAGCAGCAGATCGGGCTCAAGTGAATTTACAACCTGAATGATTTGATCTGATGGTTTTCCCTCCTTGATAATCAGGCGGACTTCAATCGACGAGTCGCCAAAGTGTTGCTCAATCTTTTCATTAAGCTCGTTGCGGATAATCTCTTCGAACTTCTCTTTAGATTCGATCTCCGGGAACTGATCGATAATGTTTAACGCAGTGGGTCCGGATTGAATGATGTGTAAAAAAGTGATGGTTTTTGGCTGTTTTACAGTTGACAGAAAGGAACTGTAACCTACCAAAACTTCATCCATGTTTGATAAGTCGAGGCATACTAACCAATGATTGAAATTCTTCATAATCTTCTCTGATATCTATTTATTCTGTTGTTTTTTTATTGCGTTGGAAACCAGGTCTCTGTAAGATTCACGTTCTTTAGCTCTGGATTTGTCCTCGAGGTCTTCATGTTCACGCTGTAACCCTTGCTGCAGGCTGTAGCACATCACCAGCAGAACAATTGTAAAGGGCAGACCGGTACTGATAGCGCCTGCCTGTAATGCACCAAGGCCGCCGCCAATGAGGAGAATTGCAGCTACAACCCCCTCGGTAGTGGCCCAGAAAATACGCTGTCCCACGGGTGCATGAAGTTTCCCGCCGCTTGTAAGACCATCAATCACCAGCGAGCCGGAGTCAGACGAAGTTACAAAGAAACTGAGAACTAAAACTATAGCCAGGAAGGATGTAATCATTGAGAGTGGAAACTGTTCGAGCAGTATAAAGAGCGAGGTCGTTTGGTCGGCCTGAACAGCTTCGGCAATTTCAGCAAAGCCGCCAATTTCCAGGTAAATTGCACTGCCGCCAAAACCACTCATCCAGAGAAAAGTAACCAGAGTCGGTACAATTAAAACACCAAGTACAAACTCTTTTACAGTGCGTCCTTTTGAAATCCTGGCGATAAACATCCCTACATAGGGCGACCATGAGATCCACCAGGCCCAGTAAAACATAGTCCATGAGTTTAAGAAATCACCCTCTTCGTAGGCTTGAGTCCACGTTGCAAAACTTGCAAAATTTTGGATGTAGTGACCTATGTTTTGCATAAAGGAACTGAGAATATAGAGAGTAGGACCAACAAACAGGATAAAAAGTAAAAATAGAGCGGCAATTCGTATGTTAAACTCACTCAGTACTTTTACACCTTTGTCAATGCCTACTACCACCGAGATAGTAGCTACTGCTGTAACTCCGGCGATTATAATGACCTGTAGGGTCACTGTATTTGCGATGCCAAACACATACTCCATACCCGCACCGGCCTGTGATGCACCAAGCCCGAGAGAGGTTGCTAAACCAAACAGTGTAGCCAGTACAGCTAAAACATCAATTACATCTCCGATCCAGCCATCGATGCGGTCTCCCAAAAGAGGATAAAACACAGAGCGGAAGGAGAGGGGCAGTTTACGATTAAATGCAAAAAAGGCCAGTGCTAAAGCTACAACTGCATAGATTGCCCAGGCATGTAATCCCCAGTGCAAAAAGGTGATTCCCATAGCATCCCGTACGGCCTGTGTACTGCCTACTTCGGCATGTGGCGGGCTGATAAGATGCCACATCGGTTCTGCTACGGCGAAAAACATCAGCCCGATTCCCATACCTGCACTAAAGAGCATTGCAAACCACGCCGAAGTACTGAATTCCGGTTCAGCTCCCTCTCCGCCAAGACGAATCCTGCCATATTTGCTGAATGCAAAATAGAGGGAAAATCCAATGAAGATATTTACAGCGGCTACAAACAGCCAGCTTGCAGAATCAGTAATAAAAACCCTGGCCGAATTGAAGGCTTCTTCTGCTGATTCGCCGGCAATGAGAGTACCGACAATTAAAAGAGCAATGAGTATTACGGACGGCCAAAAAACCGGTCCGTGAATATCAAAATATTTTTTAACACCGGGATTGCCCGATGCCTTTTTTTTCTCTTGTTCTGTTTGACTCATAATTAAATAACTGGATATTTAAATTTGTATGATGCTTGTTTTAGAAATAAAAACCGATGTTAATATTGAAGCGAATATTATATTCTGAATCGCCAATCCCAAGATCTTCGTGACCGGGTCCCACACCAACTCCAAAATTATCTGTTAGCCAGGGATGATTGATCCCCTGGGCAATATCGAAATAGGTGAAAACGGGGCCGGCAGTGACAAGCACTCCTGTGATATTCTGTATTGTATCCTGAAAATTACCATCAAGAGTCAGTTGATCTCCACCGGCGGTTCTGGTTGTACTGTTTCCAACCGCGTTTGCCATGTAGCTGAAATCATTGTAGAAGTTTAAGTTTGTGATCGGTCCCCACTCTACATCATAAGAGTAAGAGATGCCAAGTGTGGCAATCCATGCATCTGTGGAAACTTCGTATGGAATGGCATAAGCTCCCATAAAAACAGTGCTTAAGTCTTCTCCCACATCATTTTGGGCGTCCATGCCATAAAACAATATTTGGGGCAGAATATTAAAGTTTCCGGTGTTTATGTCGGCATGGAGCGAAAACGCATATTGGTTATCAAACTCATCCCGTACGCTGTTGTAAAGCTGTCCATACTGTATAGATGCTCCCAATTCGCTGGCACCAAACTTATATGCCGATCTTATGTTGAACTGGTTGCGTTCGGTAAGTGTGGAATTTGCTCCGGGTATAACATCGTAGGAGTACCGTCCGGGTCCGCCGGTACCGAATGAAGCTGGAGGTCCCTCTGGTTCTGCCTGGAAGAAATAGGCAAAATCCCACTGAAATTTATCGGTGTTGTGGGTGATTTTCAGGCCCATGTCGTGATCGTCTTCAAGCCCCACATAGTAGGGAAGGCTGAACCACCAGTTATGGGAGTTGTATTGTATGTTACCAAAAGGCACTTGTGTAACCCCAAGCTGGCCTTGTGTAGATTCAGTAAAGTTGTATTCAAGCCATCCCTGTTTAATAAAATGTGTACCAAAGGTTGGATAAAAGCGATATTCAAAATTAAGCCCGATTCCCCCCGGATTGTCATATATCATATTAACCCGCCAGGTATCCATGGTGAATGAGGATTTTGTTGCATCAATATCGCTTTCATAGTTCTGGAGAATCATATTAAACCGAAGTGCTCCGCCAACATGCAGGCTCGGTTCTTCATCCTCCGACTGGGCGAATGAGATCGCTGGGATGGTTGAAAATAGAACGATTGAAAAGATGAGAAAGAAGAGAAAAAAATTACCGTAGAGTTTTTTCATCAAGGAATTAATTTTTCTTTTTATTTATAAGGTTAGTTAAAGCAGTATTAGCCTGTAAATAGTTGATAAATATTGCCTTTTGATCTATAAAATCCAAAGAAGTGGACCGTATACTTAGAGTATTAGATGTACAATGCCATTGTGTATGATTATTTAATAAATAAAAGATTTAATATTAAAAAATTTAGTTATTATTTCTATTCAGATAAATAATAAAAAGCAAAATAAAGATTTCGCAAAAATTATCTGCACTAAGATCGGGTAGCTTGAGATTAAGGGAAGGGAAGTCTGATTTAACCATTTAGTATGCAATAAGTTACTCGAATTGTATCATCTGTATAGATCTTATTTGATCAGCGCATCAGTACTTTAAAAGAGCTTTTCGTCTGCTGGCAGCAACAACATTCAGGTGATAAGAAATCAGCTTTTGTGAGTGTGGGATTTCTCTTAAAGTGGTTTAATTTCCCAACCCTCTGGATCGGAAAAGATTAAAGTCCACCTTCCCACGAAGTGCTCCCTTCGGAAGAAGGGGAAAAGCGAGCAGAGTGAGCAGGGGGGATCATGTTCTACGTTTTGTATTGTCCAGACCTTGGTTCTGAGGCACAGGAGTTCATCCCCCATTGCCCCCTTTGAAGGGGGACACTTCACAATAAGGGCATAGATTGTTAAAAAAAATTTGGATTATAAGTAGATACCTCGTGTGCTCTGCCATTAGGTAATTCATTAACAAACCCACATCTTGTAAATGTTGAATTGATTTACTCCTCATCCATGTAAGGATATCTCCAATCTTTAGCGGGAACCCGGGTTTCCTTGATCGATTGTGCGGACAACCATCGAAGCATATTGATGATACTTCCGGCCTTATCATTTGTACCGGATTTTCGCGATCCACCAAACGGTTGTTGGCCTACAATTGCAGCGGTTGGTTTATCATTCACATAAAAATTACCGGCTGATTGCTTGAATCGCTTCGCCATCTTATTGAGGGCGTATCTGTCTTGTGCGAAGATGGCACCCGTAAGAGCAAACGGAGATGTGTTATCACAAATATCTAATGTATCCTCGAAATCCTCATCCTCGTAAACATAGATAGTCAATACAGGGCCGAAGATCTCCTCTTCCATCGTTTTAAATGTCGGGTTGCTGGTGAGGATAACAGTTGGATCAACAAAAAAGCCTTCCGAGTCATCATACGTACCCCCCGCCAGGATCTCTGCGTCATCGGCCTCTTTGGCATAGTCGATATAGCCCG from the Balneolaceae bacterium genome contains:
- a CDS encoding universal stress protein, whose protein sequence is MKNFNHWLVCLDLSNMDEVLVGYSSFLSTVKQPKTITFLHIIQSGPTALNIIDQFPEIESKEKFEEIIRNELNEKIEQHFGDSSIEVRLIIKEGKPSDQIIQVVNSLEPDLLLMGKKVGYIGEGIVPKRILKYVPTSLLFIPENCRYSLENALVPVDFSQQSAKGLETAQQLVPAGTVTALHVYEYRAQFFPYMLSDEEKEEIDNKIEEKKEKFVSEYDIPGNIKFVLTRHKQGKMADTVYEQTIREQTDIIIVSSKIKKMPNLIQHDFTDKMVGYAFGVPLLIQKNKEKYTEFLKSIFKD
- a CDS encoding BCCT family transporter, whose protein sequence is MSQTEQEKKKASGNPGVKKYFDIHGPVFWPSVILIALLIVGTLIAGESAEEAFNSARVFITDSASWLFVAAVNIFIGFSLYFAFSKYGRIRLGGEGAEPEFSTSAWFAMLFSAGMGIGLMFFAVAEPMWHLISPPHAEVGSTQAVRDAMGITFLHWGLHAWAIYAVVALALAFFAFNRKLPLSFRSVFYPLLGDRIDGWIGDVIDVLAVLATLFGLATSLGLGASQAGAGMEYVFGIANTVTLQVIIIAGVTAVATISVVVGIDKGVKVLSEFNIRIAALFLLFILFVGPTLYILSSFMQNIGHYIQNFASFATWTQAYEEGDFLNSWTMFYWAWWISWSPYVGMFIARISKGRTVKEFVLGVLIVPTLVTFLWMSGFGGSAIYLEIGGFAEIAEAVQADQTTSLFILLEQFPLSMITSFLAIVLVLSFFVTSSDSGSLVIDGLTSGGKLHAPVGQRIFWATTEGVVAAILLIGGGLGALQAGAISTGLPFTIVLLVMCYSLQQGLQREHEDLEDKSRAKERESYRDLVSNAIKKQQNK